The nucleotide sequence GACCGAGGCGCCGCGCGGACCCGTGCACGTGAACCTCCCGATGCGGGAGCCGCTGCTCGACGTCGCGGACGAGCGCGACCGGCACGCCGCGCCGCGCGGCGAGGACGCTGAAACCCCGCCGCGCGTGCACGCGGCGAGCGGAGCGCCGTCGTCCGAGGCGGTCGCTTCTCTCGCGGCGGCGCTCGCGGGGCGGCCGCGCGGCGTCGTCGTGTGCGGACCGGCGGCGGCGCGCGACGCCGCGGCCGCCGCCGCGCTCGCGCGCCTCGCCGACCGGCTCGGGTGGCCGCTCCTGGCGGACCCGTTGTCGGGGCTGCGCTTCGGCCCGCACGACCGGACCGCGGTCGTCGACGCGTACGACGCGTTGCTGCAGGGCGGGGCGCTCGACGTCGCCTGGCGTCCGGAGGCCATCCTGCACTTCGGGACGCCGACGGTCTCGGCCGCGCTGCAGCGCTTCCTCGCGGCGGCACGCGCGCCGCTCCACGTCGTCACGGCGCCGCCGGGCCGCTGGCCGGATCCGCTCTTCGCCGCGACCGACCTCGTACGTGCCGACCCGCGCGCGCTCGCCGACGCGCTCGCCGCCGCGGTGCCCGCCGGGGCGACCGATGCGGCGCGCCCCTGGCGCGCCGCCTGGCATGCCGTGGCCGGTCGAGCCCGCGCCGCGCTCGACGCGCTCCTCGCCCGCGAGCCGACGCTCTTCGAGGGAGCGGTCGTCGCTGACGTGGCGCGCGCGCTCGGCGACGGCGCGATGCTCCACGTCGGCAACAGCCTCCCGGTCCGCGCCCTCGACACGTTCGTCGGCGGCGGGTCCGCGGCGCTCCGGATCGGCTGCAACCGCGGCGCGAACGGCATCGACGGCGTGGTCGCGACGGCGCTCGGGGCCGCCGCGCTGGCCGAGGGCCCGACCGCGCTCGTCGTCGGGGACCTGAGCTTCCTCCACGACCTCGGCGCGCTCCAGATCGCGGCGCGCCATCGCGTGCCGCTGCTCGTGGTGGTCGCGAACAACGACGGCGGCGGCATCTTCTCCTTCCTGCCGCAGGCGGGGCTCGACGCGCAGACGTTCGAGACGCTCTTCGGGACGCCGCACGGCCTCGAGCTCGGCGGCGCCGTCGCGATGTGCGGCGGACGATACGCGCGCGCGACGAGCCGCGCCGCGCTCGGCGCCGCGGTCGACGCCTGGCGCGCGGCGCCGACGTTCACGGTCGTCGAGGTGCCGATCGAGCGGGCGGCGTCGCGCGCGCTGCATGCGCGGCTCGTTGCCGAGGCATGCCGGGCGGCCGCCGGCGCGACACTCGCCGCCGCCGCTCTCGGTGCGCGCGTCACGGGGGCGCGGTGATCCGGCGCGTCGAGATCGCCGCGGGGACCGTGACGCTTGCCGACGAGCGCGCCGTCCGCGCGTCCGCGCGCCGTGCGCCGCGTCCGCTCGTGCTGCTCCACGGCTTCACCGGGAGCCACGCGAGCTGGGCGGCCGTGCCGACCGCCCTCCGACCGGCGCGCCGCGTGATCGCGATCGACCTCCCGGGCCACGGCGCGACCGTCGTCGGCGACGCCGCGTTCGACTGGAGCCTCGGTGCCGCGGCCGACCTCGTGGCGGCGACCCTCGCCGCGCTGCGCGTCGACGCGGCGGACGTGCTCGGCTACTCGATGGGCGGGCGCGTCGCGCTCGCCCTCGCGCTCGCGCACCCGGCGCGCGTCGGACGCCTCGTGCTCGAGAGCGCGTCGGCCGGGCTCGCGAGCGCCGCCGCGCGGGCGCGCCGGCGCGCCGCCGACGCCGCGCTCGCGGCGGCGATCGAGCGCGACGGCGTCGCGGCGTTCGTGCGCCGCTGGGAACGACTGCCGCTCTTCCGCTCGCTCGCGTGCCAGCCCGGGCCGGTGCGGGCCGCGCTCCGCCGCCAGCGCCTCGCCTGCGACGCGGCGGGGCTCGCGGCGAGCCTCCGCGGCATGGGTCTCGGCGCTCAACCCTGGCTCGGGGCCCGGATCGGCGCGCTGCCGATGCCGGTCCTGTTGCTCACGGGCGAGCGCGACGCCAAGTTCACCCGCATCGCGGCTGGGCTCCTGCCCCGCTTTGCCGACGCCACACACGAGATCGTGGCCGGGGCAGGGCACCTGCCGCATCTCGAGCAGACCGCGCGCTTCCTGCGCGTGGTCCGCGACTTCCTCGCCGGCGGCGCGCGCCGCCGCGAGCCACTTCCACGAGGAGAAGAAGCATGACGATCGATTGGCGCACCGTCCGCGCGTACGAGGACATCACCTACCAGCAGGCCGAGGGCATCGCGAAGGTCGCGATCAACAGACCCGAGGTGCGCAACGCCTTCCGCCCGCAGACCGTCATGGAGTTGATCGACGCGTTCGCTCGCGTGCGCGAGGATTCCGCGGTCGGCGTGGTGATCCTGACCGGCACCGGAACCGAGGCGTTCTGCAGCGGCGGCGACCAGCGCGTCCGCGGCGCCCAGGGCTACGTCGGGAGCGACGGCGTGCCACGTCTCAACGTGCTCGACCTGCAGCGCATGATCCGGAGCCTGCCGAAGCCGGTGGTCGCGATGGTCGCGGGCTACGCGATCGGCGGCGGACACGTGCTGCACCTCGTCTGCGACCTCACGATCGCCGCCGACAACGCCGTCTTCGGGCAGACCGGTCCGCGCGTCGGGAGCTTCGACGCCGGCTTCGGGGCGTCGTACCTGGCGCACCTCGTCGGCCCGAAGAAGGCGCGGGAGATCTGGTTCCTCTGCCGCAAGTACTCGGCGAGCCAGGCGCTCGCGATGGGGCTCGTGAACGAGGTCGTGCCGCTCGCCGAGCTCGAGGCGACCACCGTGCAGTGGTGCCGCGAGATGCTGGCGCTCTCGCCGATGGCGCTGCGGTGCCTCAAGTCCGCGTTCAACGCGGAGACCGACGGCATGGC is from Deltaproteobacteria bacterium and encodes:
- the menH gene encoding 2-succinyl-6-hydroxy-2,4-cyclohexadiene-1-carboxylate synthase, with translation MPGGRRRDTRRRRSRCARHGGAVIRRVEIAAGTVTLADERAVRASARRAPRPLVLLHGFTGSHASWAAVPTALRPARRVIAIDLPGHGATVVGDAAFDWSLGAAADLVAATLAALRVDAADVLGYSMGGRVALALALAHPARVGRLVLESASAGLASAAARARRRAADAALAAAIERDGVAAFVRRWERLPLFRSLACQPGPVRAALRRQRLACDAAGLAASLRGMGLGAQPWLGARIGALPMPVLLLTGERDAKFTRIAAGLLPRFADATHEIVAGAGHLPHLEQTARFLRVVRDFLAGGARRREPLPRGEEA
- the menD gene encoding 2-succinyl-5-enolpyruvyl-6-hydroxy-3-cyclohexene-1-carboxylic-acid synthase translates to MTEPTANARAMRVFAGALRAAGVTEICISPGSRSTAAALAALRAGLRPWVVTDERAAGFFALGMARASGRPAALLCTSGTAAANYLPAVVEASMAEIPLVVLTADRPPELRDCHAAQTVDQVRLYGTHARWSVDAPAPGAGVDLDAYFRTLALRAVAAATEAPRGPVHVNLPMREPLLDVADERDRHAAPRGEDAETPPRVHAASGAPSSEAVASLAAALAGRPRGVVVCGPAAARDAAAAAALARLADRLGWPLLADPLSGLRFGPHDRTAVVDAYDALLQGGALDVAWRPEAILHFGTPTVSAALQRFLAAARAPLHVVTAPPGRWPDPLFAATDLVRADPRALADALAAAVPAGATDAARPWRAAWHAVAGRARAALDALLAREPTLFEGAVVADVARALGDGAMLHVGNSLPVRALDTFVGGGSAALRIGCNRGANGIDGVVATALGAAALAEGPTALVVGDLSFLHDLGALQIAARHRVPLLVVVANNDGGGIFSFLPQAGLDAQTFETLFGTPHGLELGGAVAMCGGRYARATSRAALGAAVDAWRAAPTFTVVEVPIERAASRALHARLVAEACRAAAGATLAAAALGARVTGAR
- the menB gene encoding 1,4-dihydroxy-2-naphthoyl-CoA synthase, with translation MTIDWRTVRAYEDITYQQAEGIAKVAINRPEVRNAFRPQTVMELIDAFARVREDSAVGVVILTGTGTEAFCSGGDQRVRGAQGYVGSDGVPRLNVLDLQRMIRSLPKPVVAMVAGYAIGGGHVLHLVCDLTIAADNAVFGQTGPRVGSFDAGFGASYLAHLVGPKKAREIWFLCRKYSASQALAMGLVNEVVPLAELEATTVQWCREMLALSPMALRCLKSAFNAETDGMAGIQELAGNATLLFYMSEEAQEGRDAFKERRPPDFSRFPRLP